In Streptomyces sp. NBC_00344, the genomic window CGCTGTACCGGAGACTGCTGACCGACCCGGACGAACTGGGCGGCATGTCACCGGGACATGTCGCCGCGGCCGGCCCGGAGGAGATGGAGGACACCTCGGTACGGGACGAGCTGGACGCCGAGTTCGATGCCGAACGCGGTATCACTCCGCCGCTCTGGGTCCGCCCCGAGAAGGCGGAGGACGCGGCCCCCGGCGGGATGCCCGCCACACCGGAACTGCTGGCGCAGGTCGCCGCCCTGCCGCCCGCGACCGACACCCCGGACGTCGACGAGGTACGCGCGGTCACGGCCGAGACGTCCTACGGGCTGCGCCGGCTGCTCCGTGGCTTCGGCCCCGTACTGCTGATCAGCCTGTTGCTGGTCGCGATCGACGCCGGCATGGGGCTGCTGCTCCCGGTGCTGATCCGGCACGGCATCGACCAGGGCGTCACCCAGCTGGCCACCGGCGCGGTCTGGACAGCGGCCGGGCTCGGTCTGCTGACCGTGGCCGTGCAGTGGGTGGCGCAGACCGGTGAGACCCGGATGACCGGGAGGACCGGCGAACGGATCCTCTACTCACTGCGCCTCAAGATCTTCTCCCAGCTCCAGCGGCTCGGGCTCGACTACTACGAGCGCGAACTGACCGGCCGGATCATGACCCGGATGACGACGGACATCGACGCCCTGTCCACCTTCCTGCAGACCGGTCTGGTCACCGCCTTCGTCTCCGTCGTCACCTTCTTCGGCATTCTGGTCGTGCTGCTGGTGATCGATGTGCAGCTGGCGCTGGTCGTCTTCGCGACACTGCCCTTCCTGATCGCCGGCACCTATGTCTTCCGGAAGAAGAGCGTCAAGGCGTACGAGCTGGCGCGGGAGCGGGTCTCCGTCGTCAACGCCGATCTCCAGGAGTCGGTGTCCGGACTGCGCATCGTGCAGGCCTTCCAGCGCGAGGGCACCGGCACGCGGCGCTTCACCGACCGAAGCGACCACTACCGGCAGGCCCGGGTGCGCGGCCAGTGGCTGATCTCCGTCTACTTCCCCTTCGTCCAGCTGCTCGCATCGGTGGCCGCGGCATCCGTGCTGATCGTGGGAGCGGACCGGATCGCGGCGGGCACCCTCACCACGGGTGCGCTGGTCGCCTATCTGCTCTACATCGACCTGTTCTTCGCCCCTGTGCAGCAGCTGTCGCAGGTCTTCGACGGATACCAGCAGGCCAGCGTCTCGCTCCGGCGCATCCAGGAACTCCTCCGGGAGCCCACGTCGACCGTGGCGGCGGCCGATCCGCTGGATGTCACGTCGCTGCGCGGTGACATCGCCTTCGAGCACGTGTCGTTCTCCTACCGATCCGACGACGTGCCGGAGGGGACCGCTGCCCCCGAGGCGGCGCTCAGCGGTATCGATCTGCGCATCCCGGCCGGTCAGACGGTCGCCTTCGTCGGAGAGACCGGGGCAGGCAAGTCCACCCTGGTCAAACTGGTCGCCCGGTTCTACGACCCGACATCGGGTCGGGTCACAGCGGACGGCAGGGACCTGCGGTCGATGGACATGACGGCCTACCGCCATCGGCTCGGGGTCGTGCCGCAGGAGGCGTACCTCTTCGAGGGCACGGTCCGGGACGCCATCGCCTACGGACGTACGGACGCCACGGACGCCGAGGTCGAGGCGGCCGCACGGGCGGTCGGGGCGCACGACATGATCGCCACTCTGGACGACGGCTATCTCCACGAGGTCGCCGAACGGGGCCGCAACCTCTCGGCCGGCCAGCGGCAGCTCATCGCACTGGCCAGGGCGGAGCTGGTCGACCCCGACATCCTGCTCCTCGACGAGGCCACAGCGGCCCTGGACCTCGCATCGGAGGCGCTGGTCAACCAGGCGACGGACCGGATCGCCGGCCGCCGGACCACCCTGGTGGTGGCGCACCGGCTGACCACGGCGGCGCGGGCGGACCGGGTGGTCGTCATGGACCACGGACGGGTGATCGAGGACGGCACCCACGAGGAACTGCTGGCGCTGGGCGGGAGCTATGCGCGGCTGTGGGGCACGTTCGTGGGGGAGCCGGTGGGAGTGGTGTCCTGACGGGACACGGCGGGCGGTGTGTGGCGGGGCGCTGCCCCGCTGCCCGTCCGCCCTTGGGGGCGGCGGGGCAGCGAAGCGCACCCGTACGGCGGACTACCGGTTCCGGCCCGCCTTGATGTCGGAGATCTTCCGGGTCGCCAGGTCGGACTGGATCGCCAGGTAGGTGTAGGACGGATGTGACGGCGACCCCCAGGTCAGCCGCACCTCCGACCATGTGTGCCCCGCCCCGCTGTTCCCGGCGGTGACCCGCCATCCGGTCGGTACGTTCTGTGCCCGCAGCACGCCGTCCGCATGGTTCTTCGACTCCCATGCGGCCAGCCGCTTCCGCAGCTGCGGTGTCAGATAGAACGTCCGGAGCGTCCGGGACAGGTTGTTGCTGTCCCCGTCGTAGATCGCGTCGATGTAGGAGCCGTAGAAGTCGGCGACATGGTGATAGGCGACCTCGGGAGTGCCGCTGACCGCGGCTGCGGCGGCGTGCGGAGCGGTGGGCCGCTCGGTGGCGGCGGCCGCGGGGACCACCGCGATGGACGTCAGAAGTGCGGCTGTCAGAAGAATGCGGCCCGTACGTGGATGTGCCATGGCAAGACCTGCCCTTTCGCGCGCAACGACCCGCGCGGTCTGTTTCGCGCGGACTATCCCGTAAGACCGGTGCTGTGCTGGTTTGGTTGCACCGGAACGGGTCCCTGTCCGTCCCGCTCGCGGGATGCAACCGGCCGCGAGTGTCGCGCGTCCGTAGATGTACACGCACAAGTGATGGAAGAGGGAAAAGGTGTTCGAGGGGCGACTGGGGTCCGGACAGGTGAGCCGCGCACCGCGCCGCCGGGGTGCGCTGACGCTCGCGATCGCGGCCGCGCTGACGATGACGCTGGCCGGTCCGGGCGCCGCGCATGCGGACGCCGCGTCAGGATGCCCGGGACACCGGGTGAAGAGCGTGCGGTTCACCACCGGAACGCTGGAGATCTTCCGCAGCGGTGAGAACGTCTGTGCCGTCACTCTCGCCAAGTCCCCGGGGCCCAGGCGCCAGATGTCCGTCCTGCTCCAGGCGCGAGGTGCCACTCCGGTCGTGGACAGCGGCCGTTTCACCCGTCTGGCGGGCCCGGTGAAGGTCCGTGCCATGAACCGCTGTGTACGCGCGGTTGGTGCGGTCTCCGGCAAGCAGGGCGCCTCCGGCTGGATACTCTGCTGAGCCGCTGAGCTCTCCCGTTCCGCCGGTCCATGGTCAACTGGGTCTGGCGTGACGTGCGTTGCGCCAGCTAGGTTCGCGGCGACCCGTTGTGACCCAGGGGAGGGCGAATGCGCAAGGCGCTCAGATGGCTGCTCGCGCTGGTGGTGCTCATAGGCACCGTAAGCGCGGCAGGAGGATCGGCCGGAGCGGCAACCGCCGCGGAGCCGGATATCAAGGACCGGATCCTCGCGATACCGGGGATGAACCTGGTCGAGGAGAAGCCCTATACGGGCTACCGCTACTTCGTGTTCGAGTACACCCAGCCGATTGACCACCGGCACCCCTCGAAGGGCACCTTCGAGCAGCGCTTCACGCTGCTGCACAAGGACACCAGCCGGCCCACAGTCCTGTACACGGGCGGCTACAACGTCTCCACCACCCCCGGCCGCACCGAGCCCACCCGGATCATCGACGGCAACCAGGTGTCGCTGGAGTACCGCTATTTCACACCGTCCCGGCCGCAGCCCGCCGACTGGTCCAAACTGGACATCTGGCAGGCCGCCAGTGACGAGCACCGGCTGTACAGGGCGCTGAAGCCGGTCTACCCGAAGAACTGGCTGACCACCGGCGGCTCGAAGGGCGGCATGACCGCGACCTACTACGAGCGCTACTTCCCGCACGACATGGACGGTGTCGTCGCCTACGTCGCACCCAATGACGTGGTCGACAAGGAGGACTCGGCGTACGACCGGTTCTTCGAGAACGTGGGGACCAAGGAGTGCCGCGCCAAGCTGCAGGGTGTCCAGCGCGAGGCACTCGTCCGGCGTAAGCCGCTGGAGAAGAAGTACGCCGACTACGCCGAGACCAACGGCTACACCTTCACCACCGTGGGCAGCCTCGACAAGGCGTACGAGGCCGTGGTGCTCGACTACATCTGGGGTTTCTGGCAGTACAGCCTGCTCTCCGACTGCGCCACCATCCCGGCGGACGCACCGCACGCGACCGATCAGGCGATCTGGGACTCCATCGACACGATCTCCGGCTTCTCCTTCTACACCGATCAGGGGCTCGAGCCGTACACGCCGTACTACTACCAGGCAGGCACCCAGCTCGGTTCGCCCGATATCACACAGCCGTGGCTGGGCAAGCTGAGCCGGTACGGCTACCAGCCGCCACGGCACTACGTTCCGCGGTCCATCCCGATGCGGTTCCAGCCGTACGTGATGGACGACGTGGACAACTGGGTGAGGCACCACGCCCACCGCATGATGTTCGTGTACGGGCAGAACGACCCGTGGGGGGCCGAACGCTTCAGCGTCGGCCGGCACGCCGACGACAGCTATGTCTTCACCGCGCCGGGGATGAACCACGGTGCCAATGTCGCGGGACTGGCCGCCGACGAGAACACGAAGGCCACCGCCCGGATCCTGGCCTGGGCGGGTGTCGCGCCCGCGGAGGTGCGGTCGAACCCGTCGAAGGCCCGGCCGCTCGCGGGCTACGACGCGAAGCTCGACCGGCGGGCGGTCCAGCACGAGCCGTCGCTGAGGCCCTGAGGACCAGCCGTCGCCGATGCCCTGAAAGGGCTGTCACCCGGCACCGTGTACGCCCGCCGTCCGACCGGATCCGGTCGGACGGCGGGCGCGGCCGTACGGAGCCCTCACGCCGGTACACCGCCGGCTCGCCGGCAGATCGCCGCCCCGGGACACCGGACTCGCCCACCCGGCTCACGACATCAGTACGACAAGCCGTGGCCCACCGGGTACAGCACCTGCGTGGGAGCGTCGGCGCGCTGGACGGGCACGGGCAGCCGCCCCCGCGGTTCCGCCCGGCCCGCGATCACCCGCGCCGCGGCCCTGAGTTCGACATCGGTCCAGCTGTACGTGGCGAGGGCCGCGCCGACGCCCGGCAGGAAGGCGATGTCGTACGGGTTGCGGATCGCGATCTGCACCACCGGAGTACCGGTCGCGAGCAGCGCGGCCACCAGCCGGGACTGGGCGTCGCCCGCCTGGATGTTGTACGTCCCCACGATCACCGCGTCCTTGCCTGCGGCCGCGGCGACGGCCGCCGCGATCACCCCAGGGGCGGGCGCGGTACCGGTGGACAGCACCGTGGTGGTGAAGCCCAATCCGGTCAGCTCCTTGGCGAGCACCGTGGTCGGTGGTCCAGTGGTGCCCGACGGCGATGCCGGATCGGCGCCGGCCACCAGGAGGTTCCTCTCACGGCGCCGGGAGAGCGGGAGCAGCGCGCCCCGGTTCACCAGCAGGGTGGTGGTCCGCTCGGCGATCCGGTCCGCGGTGGCGAGATGGGCGCGGGTGCCGACCGTACGGCCCACCTGGCGGACGTCGACGTAGGGGCGCTGGAACAGGCCGCGCCGCTGCTTGAGCCGGAGGATCCGCAGGATCGATTCGTCCAGACGCTGCTCGGTGATCTCACCGCTGCGGACCGCGGAGAGCACCCCGTTCCACGCGGTGGCGAGGGCGGGCGGGTCCAGCAGCTGATCGACGCCGGCCTTGAGCGCGAGCACCGGGACCCGGTCGTCGCCGTACTTGTCCCGGACGCCCTGCATGCCCAGCGAGTCGGTGATCACCACGCCCCGGTAGCCCAGTTCCTCGCGCAGGATTCCGGTGAGGATCGGGTGGGAGAGGGTGGCCGGGTCGTTGCTCGGGTCCAGCGCGGGGAACTGGATGTGCGCCGTCATGACCGAGTCGATACCGGCGGCGACGGCGGCCCGGAAGGACGGGGCGTCGATGCGCTCCCACTCCTCACGGGTGTGGGTGATGACGGG contains:
- a CDS encoding ABC transporter ATP-binding protein, whose product is MADAAQLNATASREPGWGRRLAGYAWRYRRNVLLALGSSLAGMAVMALVPLVTKVIIDDVIGDHTRSLAVWTGALIGAAAVVYALTYVRRYYGGRLALDVQHDLRTEMYGTIMKLDGRRQDELSTGQVVGRATSDLQLIQGLLFMLPMTIGNVLLFLISLVIMAWLSPLLTLIAVAVAPALWFIARRSRTRLFPATWYAQGQAAAVAGVVDGAVTGVRVVKGFGQEDQETGKLREVSRRLFAGRLRTIRLNSRYTPALQAVPALGQVAMLALGGLLATRGEITLGTFVAFSSYLAQLVGPVRMLAVVLTVGQQARAGVERVLELIDTEPSIADGTKELPADAEASVEFDDVSFGYEDVRPVLDGFSLSIAPGETVAVVGASGSGKSTVSLLLPRFYDVSHGAVLIGGHDVRELTLRSLRAAVGLVPEDSFLFSDTVRANIAYGFPDATEEQILTAARAAQADRFIADLPAGYDTMVGEHGLTLSGGQRQRVALARAILTNPRLLLLDDATSAVDARVEHEIHEALRGVMAGRTTLLIAHRRSTLNLADRIAVLDGGRLADIGTHEELQERSALYRRLLTDPDELGGMSPGHVAAAGPEEMEDTSVRDELDAEFDAERGITPPLWVRPEKAEDAAPGGMPATPELLAQVAALPPATDTPDVDEVRAVTAETSYGLRRLLRGFGPVLLISLLLVAIDAGMGLLLPVLIRHGIDQGVTQLATGAVWTAAGLGLLTVAVQWVAQTGETRMTGRTGERILYSLRLKIFSQLQRLGLDYYERELTGRIMTRMTTDIDALSTFLQTGLVTAFVSVVTFFGILVVLLVIDVQLALVVFATLPFLIAGTYVFRKKSVKAYELARERVSVVNADLQESVSGLRIVQAFQREGTGTRRFTDRSDHYRQARVRGQWLISVYFPFVQLLASVAAASVLIVGADRIAAGTLTTGALVAYLLYIDLFFAPVQQLSQVFDGYQQASVSLRRIQELLREPTSTVAAADPLDVTSLRGDIAFEHVSFSYRSDDVPEGTAAPEAALSGIDLRIPAGQTVAFVGETGAGKSTLVKLVARFYDPTSGRVTADGRDLRSMDMTAYRHRLGVVPQEAYLFEGTVRDAIAYGRTDATDAEVEAAARAVGAHDMIATLDDGYLHEVAERGRNLSAGQRQLIALARAELVDPDILLLDEATAALDLASEALVNQATDRIAGRRTTLVVAHRLTTAARADRVVVMDHGRVIEDGTHEELLALGGSYARLWGTFVGEPVGVVS
- a CDS encoding S28 family serine protease, which gives rise to MRKALRWLLALVVLIGTVSAAGGSAGAATAAEPDIKDRILAIPGMNLVEEKPYTGYRYFVFEYTQPIDHRHPSKGTFEQRFTLLHKDTSRPTVLYTGGYNVSTTPGRTEPTRIIDGNQVSLEYRYFTPSRPQPADWSKLDIWQAASDEHRLYRALKPVYPKNWLTTGGSKGGMTATYYERYFPHDMDGVVAYVAPNDVVDKEDSAYDRFFENVGTKECRAKLQGVQREALVRRKPLEKKYADYAETNGYTFTTVGSLDKAYEAVVLDYIWGFWQYSLLSDCATIPADAPHATDQAIWDSIDTISGFSFYTDQGLEPYTPYYYQAGTQLGSPDITQPWLGKLSRYGYQPPRHYVPRSIPMRFQPYVMDDVDNWVRHHAHRMMFVYGQNDPWGAERFSVGRHADDSYVFTAPGMNHGANVAGLAADENTKATARILAWAGVAPAEVRSNPSKARPLAGYDAKLDRRAVQHEPSLRP
- a CDS encoding glycoside hydrolase family 3 protein, coding for MQHRTSRRSLLTATAAVAATAATGTTANADPRSPGHDPDPDLSRQLKRLVSHMSIEEKIGQLFVMRVYGHSATAPDQVDIDANLREIGVRNAAELIATYHVGGIIYFTWAHNTRDPQQIAALSNGIQRAGLAQHTPVPLLIATDQEHGIVCRVGYPATLFPGAMALGAGGSRDDAYMVGRIAGAELGAIGIRQNYSPDADVNINPANPVIGVRSFGAESAAVARMVAAEVRGYQSSMTASTAKHFPGHGDTAVDSHTGIPVITHTREEWERIDAPSFRAAVAAGIDSVMTAHIQFPALDPSNDPATLSHPILTGILREELGYRGVVITDSLGMQGVRDKYGDDRVPVLALKAGVDQLLDPPALATAWNGVLSAVRSGEITEQRLDESILRILRLKQRRGLFQRPYVDVRQVGRTVGTRAHLATADRIAERTTTLLVNRGALLPLSRRRERNLLVAGADPASPSGTTGPPTTVLAKELTGLGFTTTVLSTGTAPAPGVIAAAVAAAAGKDAVIVGTYNIQAGDAQSRLVAALLATGTPVVQIAIRNPYDIAFLPGVGAALATYSWTDVELRAAARVIAGRAEPRGRLPVPVQRADAPTQVLYPVGHGLSY